A window of the Halichoerus grypus chromosome 2, mHalGry1.hap1.1, whole genome shotgun sequence genome harbors these coding sequences:
- the LOC118520893 gene encoding keratin, type I cytoskeletal 15: MSTTFLQTSSSTFGGGSTRGGSLRVGGGGFGGGSLYGGGGSRSSLASSARFASSGSGGGYGGGMSCGFGGGAGSGFGGGGFGGGFGGGLGGGFGGGFGGGFGDSGGGDGSLLSGNEKFTMQNLNDRLASYLDKVRALEEANGDLEVKIRDWYQRQQPSETKDYSPYFKTIEELRDKILAATIDNSRIILEIDNAQLAANDFRLKYENELALRQSVVADINGLRRVLDELTLAKTDLEMQIESLKEELAYLKKNHEEEMKEYGSQLAGQVNVEMDAAPGVDLTRVLAEMREQYEVMAEKNRRDAEAWFFSKTEELNKEVASNTEMIQTSKTEITDLRRTMQGLEIELQSQLSMKAGLEGSLAETECRYAMQLQEIQGLISGLEAQLSELRSEMECQNQEYKTLLDIKTRLEQEIATYRSLLEGQDARMTGIGTREASLGGSGGKVRINVGETVEGKVVSSRKREV; this comes from the exons ATGAGCACCACGTTTCTGCAGACGTCTTCCTCCACCTTTGGGGGTGGCTCTACCCGGGGGGGTTCCCTCCGGGTTGGGGGAGGCGGCTTTGGTGGGGGGAGTCTCTATGGGGGCGGTGGAAGCCGCAGTAGTTTGGCTTCTTCTGCTAGGTTCGCGTCCTCCGGGTCAGGAGGGGGCTATGGGGGCGGCATGAGCTGCGGCTTCGGTGGAGGGGCTGGTAGTGGTTTCGGTGGCGGGGGCTTTGGAGGTGGCTTTGGAGGTGGCCTTGGAGGTGGCTTTGGTGGGGGTTTCGGCGGTGGCTTTGGTGACTCCGGCGGTGGCGATGGCAGCCTCCTCTCCGGCAACGAGAAGTTCACCATGCAGAACCTCAACGACCGCCTGGCCTCCTACCTGGACAAGGTGCGCGCCCTGGAGGAGGCCAACGGCGACCTGGAGGTGAAGATCCGCGACTGGTACCAGAGGCAGCAGCCCAGTGAGACCAAGGACTACAGCCCCTACTTCAAGACCATCGAGGAGCTGCGGGACAAG ATCCTGGCGGCCACCATCGACAACTCCCGTATCATCCTGGAGATTGACAACGCCCAGCTGGCGGCGAACGACTTCAGACTCAA gtATGAGAACGAGCTGGCCCTGCGCCAGAGCGTGGTGGCCGACATCAACGGCCTGCGCCGGGTGCTGGACGAGCTGACCCTGGCCAAGACCGACCTGGAGATGCAGATCGAGAGCCTGAAGGAGGAGCTGGCCTACCTGAAGAAGAACCACGAGGAG GAGATGAAGGAGTATGGCAGCCAGCTGGCAGGCCAGGTCAACGTGGAGATGGACGCGGCACCTGGCGTGGACCTGACCCGCGTGCTGGCCGAGATGAGGGAGCAGTACGAGGTCATGGCGGAGAAGAACCGGCGGGACGCCGAGGCCTGGTTCTTCAGCAAG ACAGAGGAGCTGAACAAGGAGGTGGCCTCCAACACAGAGATGATCCAGACCAGCAAGACGGAGATCACAGACCTGAGGCGCACGATGCAGGGGCTGGAGATCGAGCTGCAGTCCCAGCTCAGCATG AAAGCAGGGCTGGAGGGTTCACTGGCGGAGACTGAGTGCCGCTACGCCATGCAGCTGCAGGAGATCCAGGGGCTCATCAGCGGCCTGGAGGCTCAGCTGAGCGAGCTCCGTAGTGAGATGGAGTGTCAGAACCAGGAGTACAAGACTCTGCTGGACATCAAGACGCGGCTGGAGCAGGAGATCGCCACCTACCGCAGCCTGCTGGAGGGCCAGGACGCCAG GATGACTGGCATTGGCACCAGAGAAG CTTCCCTGGGAGGCAGTGGTGGCAAAGTTCGAATCAACGTCGGGGAGACAGTGGAGGGGAAGGTGGTTTCTTCTCGCAAGAGGGAGGTCTGA